AAAAATAAAGACAACACGAGTGATAATATGAATTGGTTCAGTGCTAGATGAATAAAATATTCACACGTGAATAGCTTATGGGCATTAGAATATTGTTAAATCGGTGAAAGAAAAATTGGATCTTAGCCAAAATGTGGAGGAGGGAGAAATTGACGAATTATAACTTGTCACCCTCTAAAGCTAgcaagaaacattttctcatgctaGAAATGAGGAATAGCTCGATCCATTTTTCACGGGTCATTGTAGTCCTTTTTGTTGATAAAATAAAGTCTAGGTGTTAGGTGATTAGATCATGTGAAGATTTTTCATCTTCATACGTTATTTTCTACAGTGAATTAACGGTAAACCACTGCTATTTTGTTTAGTCAACAATGATAAAGGCTCAATTGGGAAAGTTTATTTAAATGCCTCATTGGATGACCGTGCTAAAGAACGTTGAAAGACGAAGACAAAATTATAGCAAGGTGCAAGAGAAAAATGCCTTACCTTGGGAAGGGACTGGCCCTGGGGTAGGTAGAAATGAGCAATTGCCCCAACCCTATGTCCTACATTGATATTCTAATAAGATGCAAGGATgactttctataattttataaaaaaaaaataattaaataaattaatgatgAATTTTATATGTTGCTTaacaaatatatttataaaaaattattgcatatagattaattttttaataataatcaaTGTTTAAAGTATGTTAGTTTTTAATAACgaagattctattttttcatttgtcTCGGGTCtgaaaaatatcaggaccggctCTGATTATGGGACGGTTAATTTAACAACGGAGACTTGAACATTCCCAAAAAGATATGAAGGCACTGGAGctgtaaataattaaaaaaattaaataaagaacTATAATTTAATGCATCGCTAAGTTTATTATATTTTCTAAATAGTAACATTGTTTTCTCAAGGTAATGAGTACTAGAGCTGCACCAATTATTTCATTGaactaataaaaaaattcatatcaaaCAATAACTAGTTGAGATTACATATTTCTAGAATAGGACCCTCTTCCTTCCCATCTAAATATGCTACTAAAACTTATGTAAATCTCAACGAGTCAAAGGTGTATGCTTTGCGTGAAAGAAGGATTTATCTTCCTTCATACTAATCCACTGTCGGATCATCCATTGATCACTTTGGGATCCATACAGATACATGAATGGTGGATTTTCGTTCACTTTGAGGTCTGCACGCTGGGTGATCCAACAGTTGATTCAATTGAAaaaaaggtgaatccttctttcttGCGAAAGATAGAAGCCCTATCTGCAGCATGTTAGATGGATGGATGTCCAGATGCCACCTGACACCTGCATAAAACTCATTCGTCCTGTTTGAACGTAACAGGATTCCTAAACAACTGTTACAATTTTGAATATATCCATGTGCCGTCATTTCGTTACCCTGAGCAGTTGAAACCCAAAGTGAGGCAACACCGTCTTCCTTAGGGAAAGTCGGGATCGTATATACAGTGGCCATGGCCgtgacatatacatatacatttaCATATTAATATATAGACACATAGTTATTTGATGATAATGGAGGAACTAGACACGCGTGAGGCGGAGAGAGGTTCATGAGCTGATCATACTCCACTCTCCTTGGTAATTCGGTAACAAAACAATACATGAAGTTAtgtacccaaaagaaaaaaaaaaaaaaaaacaatacatGAAGTTTACCACCTATTAATTTTTCACATCGCCAAGTAGTCCGTCCAtcaaggaatgggaggaagaagaagaagaagcagcagTTCTACTGCTACCACCATTTAACCACTTCCAGCGAGAGAGCGCTAAGTACACCAGCCCGGACGAGAAGAAGCCATAGAACCAGCCGATGTTGTAGATAAATATAAGGGGCACTGGCGTGGACTCGAGCATCCCTAGCTTGTGAAGAAATCCCGGCACTATTGGCACTATGCTTACCACCAGTGTCACCATGGCCACCACGTTATACCCACCACGGTAGTAGTAGACTCCATCGGGGATAGTAGAGTAGAGCTCGTCCACGTCGAGGACGGCGTGGCGGAGGACATAGTAGTCGGTGAGTAGGATGCCGGCAAGGGGCCCCATGACAGCGGAGTACCCCACAAGCCACGTGTAGACGAAGCTGTCGGGCGAGTTGTAGATCCTCCACGGCTGGAACGCGATGCCGATGAGCGCGGTGAGCAGCGCGCCGGATTTGAAGCTGAAGGTGGAGGGGCTGAGGCTGACCAGCGCGTTTGCCGGAGCAACAACATTGGCCGGGATGTTGGTGGTCAGGATCGCAAGTGTGATCCCCGGGATGGCGAGAATTTTGGCGAAGGTGCTGCCGATCTGGCTGAGGAGCTCGATGGGGTCGGAGATGAGGCGGCCAAAGATGGTTTCCGTAGCGGAGGTGACAGCGAGGCCGACGAAGGCGAAGGAGCCCATGAACAAGGGGAGGCCCAGCTGGCCGAGAACCTGGTCAGCCTGGCTCCGGGCGTAGCGCGAGAAGTCAGAGATGCTCAGCATCACGGCAGCCCAGCTGCCGACGTTGGCAGTGAGGGAGGGGAAAAACAGGGCCCAGAATTGGGGCCAGGTGAGCCGTGGCGGCTCGGACAGCATGGGACCGAAGCCGCCGGCCCGGACGTAGGCCCAGGCGAGGAGGAGACCGGCGAGCAAGACCAGGATCGGCGCCGAGTACTTCTCGAGCAGGCGGATACCCCTCATTCCTCTCCATACGACGGCCAGCTGGGCGAGCCAGAAGAGGAGGAAGCAAGCGAGCTCCAGGGGGGAGGTGGCGAGCCAGGGGAGCGGGCGGGAAAGGGAGGAAGAGCGCAGGGAGGAGGGTAGGAGGAGAAAGAAGGCCTGGCCGCCTATCCAGGACTCGATGCCGAACCAGCCGCAGGCGACGAGGGCGCGGAGGAGGGCGGGGACGTGGGCGCCGCGGACGCCGAAGGCGGCGCGGGCGAGGATGGGAAAGGGGATGCCGTAGCGGGTGCCGGGGGCGGCGGCGAGGAGGAGGGGAAAGAGGAGGACTGCCTTGGCGGCGACGACGATGGAGATGCCCTGCCACCAAGCCATGCCCTCCTCCACCAGGCTGCCGGCGATGTAGTAGGACGGCACGCCGGTTACCAGCCCCACCCAGAGGCCGGCCATGTCCCACGCCGTGAACGTGCGCTGGCTGCGGGGTACCGGCAGGAGATCCCGGTTGCCGGCCGCCTGAGACCCCGGTTCTCTTGTGTCGGCCGTCATAATGGCCGCCCGGCGACGAGGAATTGGCCAAAATTAGGGGAGGGAGACGAAAGCGAGTGGTGGCATGGTAACGGGGGTGGATAGTTGGAGCAGGGAGAATTTGAAGGGGCCGGGAGTAGGCCTCCGTAAATAGAGTTTGATGATTGATAAGAACGTCAACAAAGGATACGGGTTTGAAGAAACTGCAAACCCAACCTGCCAAAATATTATAAACTAGCAGGGGAAGACTTTCAGTTGCGTGGCCGAAGGATAGATAACAGATCGAGTTCGAGAGACAATTAAACAATAACCCATGTACGTCAGTCGAGAGACAATTAAGCTGTGAAAGCGCTACTGCTATGTAGCGTACGAGAACGCAGCACGTAATCTCCATGAGCTAGATGGTGggatggaattattaattaattagagtgGAAGTTGTAGCGTGAGTAAAGAGActtgaattattaatcaatcaaGTGGCAGAAGCAAAGGGGAAAGAGAAGCAGGAGGTGGAGTGTCTTTATCCGCCATGTGCTTGGGTTGCCCGAATCTACGAGGACGAGATGCGTGGGGTGACACACGAGGTGGCAGCCGGACGAACGCGAGAGTGTGGGAGAGAAGTGCGGTTTCTCTGTGGCCGCGTGCGCGGTGCCGGGGGCATGCTGCCCTGTGGTGGAGAAACAGCGGCAAAAGTTGGCGGAAACTCTTAGTGTAGGTGGCAAGTCCCATTTCAATACAAATCACcctttattgttagcaaaaatatCTCGTCTTCCGTTTTCAATTGGCAATTAAATTGAAGGGATTGGTCTCCTAATCATGGCTGTCCCTATATTATGCAACTACACCATTCTATTTTCTACCTTGCTTATGAGGGAATCGATAAGAGGATTGGGACATCATTTATGCTCTCTCACGAGGAAGCTGCGCTGAGTGGAGTACCGATAACCACATAAGATCAGGGACCCGAGTGGAGGTTGGAATAAGGGTAGCTATACATTCAGTGTCCTAATCACAGTGTGTTTgtattttctataaaaatataatttattagtaaaatagatgaattaaattatttaactaTGGATACATCCATGGAAATCAGAAAACAAAAATTGTAGATCCAATATGGATTGCCACAGAAGACTATCCAAATTAGCTATACTATTAGTTTTCAATAGATCTATGACACCTCAACAAAGAGCGGTATGACTGTATGAGCAAAATGCATCAGCTGTATAAAAAAATGGAGTCTTGCATTAGCAAAAgatggatcaaaaattcatcatttGATAACTATTATAAGTCAGGTCCTTCTAAGTTGCATGCAATTCCACTATTAGAACTATAACATTAAAAATCCTGGCGCCATCTGTAACTAATAGAGCACTAGTACCACTAATGACAGCCCCTCGCTGCCAAAAACACCACTCTTCTGTACACTGCCAGCAAAGTTTGACCTTGGAGAAACAAGGAGAAAGAGCCACAAAAAATTGCCCCAATTAATAGTCCCTTTGTAACAATCACTAGGAGAAAATTGTGAACCTTTGTTGAAACTTTTAAATAAGAATACGATCTTTAAATTGCACGGCTAGGGTTCACTGCATACTTTTCAGcaatatctaaaatttaaatcctgGACTTCCTTCAAGAGCAAGTTTTTAAGGATCTATTGAAAGGAGGTGGGCGCACACGCACTCAAAGATGAGGGTAAAAAGGAACTTAATAACTCTTATTGCATATACTTTGAGGTTTCCAACACTTACACAATTTTATCTTGATATGTGGCATATTTATACTCAAAATGAATATTTCAGATTCAACTTGATGATCAAGAATGCATTTGCTAAAGAAATAACTCAGCATTAcaaacataaataaaaaataaagtgaaACAATGCAACTTTTTAGATTTTTCGGATAGACTACATATCTtccaccaaaatgatcataattctCTGTAGAAAATTTAGATTGATACActtcttaaaatattaaaaactagaTAGACACAGCTTTCCAGAGATATATTATTTGCCCATAGTTATTAAAGTCTTTAATGAGATATTTAGCTTCAAAGTAACCCTAATGATAGAATTTGAACAATCAAGTTTAGTTTCCAACAACATCCCTCCTTAAACTTGACT
The sequence above is a segment of the Elaeis guineensis isolate ETL-2024a chromosome 7, EG11, whole genome shotgun sequence genome. Coding sequences within it:
- the LOC105048827 gene encoding purine-uracil permease NCS1-like, whose translation is MTADTREPGSQAAGNRDLLPVPRSQRTFTAWDMAGLWVGLVTGVPSYYIAGSLVEEGMAWWQGISIVVAAKAVLLFPLLLAAAPGTRYGIPFPILARAAFGVRGAHVPALLRALVACGWFGIESWIGGQAFFLLLPSSLRSSSLSRPLPWLATSPLELACFLLFWLAQLAVVWRGMRGIRLLEKYSAPILVLLAGLLLAWAYVRAGGFGPMLSEPPRLTWPQFWALFFPSLTANVGSWAAVMLSISDFSRYARSQADQVLGQLGLPLFMGSFAFVGLAVTSATETIFGRLISDPIELLSQIGSTFAKILAIPGITLAILTTNIPANVVAPANALVSLSPSTFSFKSGALLTALIGIAFQPWRIYNSPDSFVYTWLVGYSAVMGPLAGILLTDYYVLRHAVLDVDELYSTIPDGVYYYRGGYNVVAMVTLVVSIVPIVPGFLHKLGMLESTPVPLIFIYNIGWFYGFFSSGLVYLALSRWKWLNGGSSRTAASSSSSSHSLMDGLLGDVKN